A part of Vespula pensylvanica isolate Volc-1 chromosome 20, ASM1446617v1, whole genome shotgun sequence genomic DNA contains:
- the LOC122635899 gene encoding protein TANC2 isoform X1 — MRSRDSVVYTPVSIGPDTDDEETLVNAEVYSNDLAQIRALVESTGMLGGSTCPSCEMPFDKGKKRRLIDSCGHERCYSCLFRSEACPLCMRAEHQRADLNGDDEEDEEGLIDGRTFGEEFVVGSTIEPMSTLLPIDGAWIDDSSTINSLCGSPRPRSKLTTRANLTSRTIHQRDNLADNVSTGEHAKGSKSKMNSPLNSHTRQKPQMMTQSCPTPPNQRRRFFLNPKVLRSSFGPQRSSRRGTSSPEPPTADNPSALSAWMASSWEGKSRWPGLVLGKIKSLWSNSQGTANDGLNQLIDSSNKLADDEGGCVKPLSSKTRKSSQSDLYMRLGLLLGGNHGRENSPVDTTNYFTSASNRVPVNTGIQRAPMQGHDSSAASFSSLTSFETQTLASTNTSPVSTLTGTSSETEAAAALRSTNKPKSKIKGKIKSRDCDSAGSLVSISTSASASTSMSMSMSVSVSGLSNGSSSPLTPRRHSVNASQSNQPNEEVNQFKNRRTCVRRSARAGNVKGSIDPKLRFVQHHATSQLTLKPLFFEVPLLETEPLFTGRIWLLHEILSVINSSSPGILISGSPGTGKTALVLQLVEHSCFGRRRVQPVPPEITEEIENDREKSNASSTLQSNVRRTNEKVRELASHVVAYHFCQADNNSTCLVPDLIHSLAAQLCQAPQLIAYREYLLSEQHLQGSLSQRECTVDPDLALSRGIIEPLLTLRKANRLPESTMVILIDAVCEAEYHRPDRGDTIASFLTRHAPNFPSWLKVICTVRTQLLECAKQLPYTRISLDKTSNDVAGNNVTKDLSDYIGYRLAQSPAIQTNVTASVNGKTESSCSANQTRFASHLLTLARGSFLFAKLTLDLIESGHLVAKSASYKVLPVSLAQIFQLHFNLRFPTGTSFDKVQPLLGVCLAALYPLTLLEIYYSINSLTTNHFVSWEDFMQRFKMLSGFLVKRLDDTYMFFHPSFREWLMRRDEGESTKFLCDLRLGHAAIAFRLSRLQAPLDGEKALELGHHVLKAHVYRGVAPCWPSRDLQAIWLASSTECVSSALCTLRNIYSPNVKVSRLLLLAGASPNHVTEYLGNAPVLCMYAHEGSVEMVSLLLEFGADVELTNSQGCTALSLAAARGHCDVVRRLAAAGASLGHVDMAGQCPLVHAARHGKLSVVGYLLACDWLVPSGLKISENVSSEIRREEAAQQAVVAAAAQGHESIVEYLLDMAEVIVDLPDTLIGETALTVAAANGSTTTVSALLARGASPLAVNAKGLSPLMLAAREGHWGTAERLLQGTLSSSTDTVLDDALTLLDQRDPSGRTALMLAASEGHTNLIEMFLDKGSVIEAKDKEGLTALCWACVRGRLTSVQNLLDHNSDVNTSDNTGRTPLDLAAFQGNPKLVQLLLEKGAAVEHVDLHGMRPLDRAIGCRNIPVVQCFLRRGAKLGPATWAMAAGKPDVLLILLNKLLEDGNVLYRKSRLKEASHRYAYALKKFPISPEEDCQGQEQGHMILQLQSFAQLRLNFFLNLSRCKRKMNEGAEAIELAEEALKVRPTSYEAFYARAKARVDVGLLEEAMSDVQEALQIAPAQNRQDRRVLIVLRDEIVSRIDEANANKESNDCNNRSRLRASVDTLTEL, encoded by the exons ATCTGGCGCAGATTCGTGCTTTGGTCGAATCGACGGGAATGCTTGGTGGTTCGACATGTCCTTCCTGCGAGATGCCCTTCGACAAAGGGAAAAAACGACGACTGATCGATTCCTGCGGGCACGAGAGATGTTACTCTTGCCTTTTCCGTAGCGAGGCTTGTCCACTGTGTATGAGGGCAGAACATCAACGAGCGGATCTCAATGGCGACGatgaggaagacgaagaaggttTGATCGATGGTAGAACCTTCGGTGAGGAGTTCGTCGTCGGTTCTACCATCGAACCTATGTCAACCCTTTTACCTATCGATGGTGCTTGGATCGATGATTCATCGACGATTAACTCACTTTGCGGCAGTCCAAGGCCACGGAGTAAACTCACGACGCGGGCCAATCTAACGTCTAGAACAATCCAC cAACGAGACAACCTGGCTGACAACGTTTCAACCGGGGAGCATGCTAAAGGAtcgaaaagtaaaatgaacTCGCCGTTGAACTCTCATACTCGACAAAAACCTCAAATGATGACTCAGA GTTGTCCTACGCCGCCCAATCAACGAAGAAGATTCTTTCTGAATCCTAAAGTATTGAGAAGTTCCTTTGGACCGCAAAGATCGTCCAGACGTGGAACCTCCTCACCTGAACCACCCACGGCTGATAATCCTTCTGCATTGTCAg CATGGATGGCATCATCTTGGGAAGGAAAATCAAGATGGCCAGGTCTGGTTCTGGGAAAAATCAAATCTTTATGGAGCAACAGTCAAGGAACGGCAAACGATGGACTTAATCAGCTAATCGATTCTTCCAATAAACTTGCAG ACGACGAAGGTGGTTGCGTGAAACCGTTGTCCTCGAAAACACGAAAGTCCTCGCAATCGGATCTTTACATGAGGTTGGGTCTATTGCTCGGTGGTAACCATGGACGAGAAAATTCACCGGTTGATACTACGAACTATTTTACGAGTGCGTCCAATCGTGTTCCCGTTAATACTGGTATTCAAAG AGCACCCATGCAAGGTCACGATAGTTCGGCAGCATCGTTCAGCAGTTTAACGAGCTTCGAGACGCAAACTCTCGCATCGACCAATACCAGTCCAGTATCAACGTTAACAGGTACATCGAGCGAAACCGAAGCCGCTGCTGCTTTACGTTCAACGAATAAACCGAAGAgcaagataaaaggaaaaataaagtcGAGAGATTGCGACAGTGCCGGTAGTTTGGTATCAATCTCAACCTCGGCATCAGCTTCTACGTCGATGTCGATGTCGATGTCAGTTTCCGTTTCCGGTCTTTCGAACGGTAGTTCGAGCCCGTTAACACCAAGAAGACATTCCGTTAATGCCTCGCAATCGAATCAACCCAATGAGGAAGTAAATCAATTTAAGAACCGACGAACCTGCGTTAGAAGATCGGCCAGGGCTGGTAACGTCAAGGGAAGCATCGACCCCAAAc TACGCTTCGTACAGCATCACGCCACGTCACAACTGACACTTAAGCCATTATTCTTCGAAGTTCCTCTTCTCGAAACCGAGCCCTTATTCACAGGACGTATCTGGCTACTTCACGAAATATTATCCGTGATAAACAGTTCGAGTCCTGGTATATTAATATCCGGATCACCTGGTACAGGTAAAACGGCATTGGTATTGCAGTTGGTGGAACATAGTTGTTTTGGAAGGCGACGCGTGCAACCGGTTCCGCCGGAAATAACCGAGGAGATCgagaacgatagagaaaaatcaaatgcCTCGAGTACTCTTCAATCGAATGTTAGGCGCACCAATGAAAAG GTTCGAGAATTAGCGTCCCACGTCGTGGCTTATCATTTTTGTCAAGCCGATAACAACAGCACCTGTCTTGTACCAGATTTGATTCATTCGTTAGCCGCACAATTATGTCAGGCACCTCAGCTGATCGCTTACAgggaatatttattatccgaACAACATCTACAAGGCTCCCTGTCGCAAAGAGAGTGCACCGTAGATCCGGATCTTGCTCTTTCAAGAGGCATCATCGAGCCGCTCTTAACATTAAGAAAAGCTAACAGATTGCCTGAATCTACGATG gTAATTCTCATCGATGCCGTTTGCGAAGCAGAATATCACAGACCGGACAGAGGTGACACAATAGCGTCCTTCTTAACAAGGCACGCACCTAATTTTCCAAGCTGGCTTAAGGTCATTTGTACGGTTAGAACACAATTATTGGAATGCGCGAAACAACTCCCTTATACCAGGATATCATTGGACAAAACTTCAAACGATGTTGCTGGCAACAACGTCACGAAGGATTTGTCCGATTACATTGGTTATAGACTCGCTCAAAGTCCTGCGATACAGACTAACGTAACCGCATCCGTTAATGGAAAAACGGAATCATCATGTAGCGCCAATCAAACGAGATTTGCCTCGCATTTATTAACACTCGCCAGAGGAAGTTTTCTCTTCGCCAAATTAACCTTGGATCTCATCGAAAGTGGACATCTCGTTGCTAAATCAGCGAGTTacaaa gtTCTACCAGTTTCCCTCGCACAAATCTTCCAATTACATTTCAACCTGAGATTTCCAACGGGGACCTCCTTCGACAAGGTCCAACCTCTTTTGGGCGTATGTCTGGCTGCATTGTATCCCCTAACTCTactagaaatttattattcgataaattcgtTAACTACGAATCACTTCGTTTCCTGGGAGGACTTCATGCAGAGATTCAAg ATGCTCTCTGGGTTTCTCGTGAAACGACTAGACGACACATATATGTTCTTTCACCCGTCGTTCAGGGAATGGTTAATGAGAAGAGACGAAGGTGAATCTACTAAGTTTCTCTGCGACCTGAGACTCGGCCATGCAGCTATTGCGTTTAGATTATCGCGTCTACAGGCACCATTGGACGGTGAAAAAGCTTTGGAGCTTGGCCATCACGTTTTGAAGGCACACGTTTACAGAGGTGTTGCCCCTTGTTGGCCATCACGCGATTTACAA GCAATCTGGCTAGCCTCATCCACGGAATGCGTTTCCTCGGCACTGTGCACATTACGTAATATTTATAGTCCGAATGTAAAAGTATCAAGATTGCTTCTGCTGGCAGGAGCATCACCGAATCACGTAACCGAATACTTGGGCAACGCACCGGTTCTTTGTATGTACGCTCACGAAGGTTCAGTAGAGATGGTCTCGCTTCTTCTCGAATTTGGTGCGGACGTTGAATTAACTAATAGCCAAGGTTGCACGGCATTGTCTCTCGCGGCAGCACGAGGTCATTGTGACGTTGTTAGAAG atTAGCCGCAGCTGGAGCTTCCCTTGGTCACGTCGACATGGCAGGACAATGTCCATTGGTACACGCAGCGCGACACGGTAAATTGTCCGTAGTTGGTTATCTCTTGGCGTGCGATTGGCTCGTACCGAGCGGTTTAAAAATCTCCGAAAACGTGTCGTCGGAGATAAGAAGGGAAGAGGCTGCTCAGCAAGCGGTCGTCGCAGCTGCTGCTCAAGGTCACGAGTCGATCGTCGAGTATTTGTTGGACATGGCCGAGGTTATAGTCGATTTACCGGACACGTTGATCGGTGAAACCGCTTTGACGGTTGCCGCAGCGAATGGCTCGACTACAACAGTTTCCGCACTTTTGGCTCGTGGTGCTAGCCCGTTGGCTGTTAACGCTAAAGGTCTCTCGCCGTTGATGCTGGCCGCGAGAGAAGGTCATTGGGGTACCGCTGAAAGACTCTTACAAGGAACTCTCTCAAGCAGTACCGACACTGTCCTCGATGACGCGTTAACGTTATTGGACCAACGCGACCCTTCTGGTCGTACGGCGTTGATGTTAGCTGCCTCGGAAGGTCATACCAATCTCATCGAAATGTTTCTCGATAAAGGATCCGTAATCGAGGCCAAAGACAAGGAAGGCCTTACCGCTCTTTGTTGGGCATGCGTTAGAGGAAGATTAACCAGCGTACAAAATCTTCTCGATCATAACTCTGACGTTAACACGAGCGACAACACCGGTAGAACACCTTTGGATTTAGCCGCGTTTcag GGTAATCCAAAGCTCGTGCAATTGTTACTTGAGAAAGGAGCTGCTGTCGAACACGTTGACTTGCACGGCATGCGACCATTGGACAGAGCAATCGGATGTCGCAATATACCGGTTGTACAATGTTTCTTACGACGAGGTGCCAAACTCGGACCAGCTACTTGGGCAATGGCCGCTGGAAAACCCGATGTCTTGCTTATATTGTTGAACAAACTTCTGGAGGATGGAAATGTACTTTATCGAAAGAGTCGTTTAAAGGAGGCCTCTCATCGATACGCATACGCTCTTAAAAAATTTCCTATCTCGCCTGAGGAGGATTGTCAGGGACAGGAACAGGGTCACATGATATTGCAACTTCAGAGTTTTGCTCAATTGCGATTGAACTTCTTCCTGAATCTTAGCCGGTGCAAGCGCAAGATGAAC
- the LOC122635899 gene encoding protein TANC2 isoform X3 has product MRSRDSVVYTPVSIGPDTDDEETLVNAEVYSNDLAQIRALVESTGMLGGSTCPSCEMPFDKGKKRRLIDSCGHERCYSCLFRSEACPLCMRAEHQRADLNGDDEEDEEGLIDGRTFGEEFVVGSTIEPMSTLLPIDGAWIDDSSTINSLCGSPRPRSKLTTRANLTSRTIHQRDNLADNVSTGEHAKGSKSKMNSPLNSHTRQKPQMMTQSCPTPPNQRRRFFLNPKVLRSSFGPQRSSRRGTSSPEPPTADNPSALSDDEGGCVKPLSSKTRKSSQSDLYMRLGLLLGGNHGRENSPVDTTNYFTSASNRVPVNTGIQRAPMQGHDSSAASFSSLTSFETQTLASTNTSPVSTLTGTSSETEAAAALRSTNKPKSKIKGKIKSRDCDSAGSLVSISTSASASTSMSMSMSVSVSGLSNGSSSPLTPRRHSVNASQSNQPNEEVNQFKNRRTCVRRSARAGNVKGSIDPKLRFVQHHATSQLTLKPLFFEVPLLETEPLFTGRIWLLHEILSVINSSSPGILISGSPGTGKTALVLQLVEHSCFGRRRVQPVPPEITEEIENDREKSNASSTLQSNVRRTNEKVRELASHVVAYHFCQADNNSTCLVPDLIHSLAAQLCQAPQLIAYREYLLSEQHLQGSLSQRECTVDPDLALSRGIIEPLLTLRKANRLPESTMVILIDAVCEAEYHRPDRGDTIASFLTRHAPNFPSWLKVICTVRTQLLECAKQLPYTRISLDKTSNDVAGNNVTKDLSDYIGYRLAQSPAIQTNVTASVNGKTESSCSANQTRFASHLLTLARGSFLFAKLTLDLIESGHLVAKSASYKVLPVSLAQIFQLHFNLRFPTGTSFDKVQPLLGVCLAALYPLTLLEIYYSINSLTTNHFVSWEDFMQRFKMLSGFLVKRLDDTYMFFHPSFREWLMRRDEGESTKFLCDLRLGHAAIAFRLSRLQAPLDGEKALELGHHVLKAHVYRGVAPCWPSRDLQAIWLASSTECVSSALCTLRNIYSPNVKVSRLLLLAGASPNHVTEYLGNAPVLCMYAHEGSVEMVSLLLEFGADVELTNSQGCTALSLAAARGHCDVVRRLAAAGASLGHVDMAGQCPLVHAARHGKLSVVGYLLACDWLVPSGLKISENVSSEIRREEAAQQAVVAAAAQGHESIVEYLLDMAEVIVDLPDTLIGETALTVAAANGSTTTVSALLARGASPLAVNAKGLSPLMLAAREGHWGTAERLLQGTLSSSTDTVLDDALTLLDQRDPSGRTALMLAASEGHTNLIEMFLDKGSVIEAKDKEGLTALCWACVRGRLTSVQNLLDHNSDVNTSDNTGRTPLDLAAFQGNPKLVQLLLEKGAAVEHVDLHGMRPLDRAIGCRNIPVVQCFLRRGAKLGPATWAMAAGKPDVLLILLNKLLEDGNVLYRKSRLKEASHRYAYALKKFPISPEEDCQGQEQGHMILQLQSFAQLRLNFFLNLSRCKRKMNEGAEAIELAEEALKVRPTSYEAFYARAKARVDVGLLEEAMSDVQEALQIAPAQNRQDRRVLIVLRDEIVSRIDEANANKESNDCNNRSRLRASVDTLTEL; this is encoded by the exons ATCTGGCGCAGATTCGTGCTTTGGTCGAATCGACGGGAATGCTTGGTGGTTCGACATGTCCTTCCTGCGAGATGCCCTTCGACAAAGGGAAAAAACGACGACTGATCGATTCCTGCGGGCACGAGAGATGTTACTCTTGCCTTTTCCGTAGCGAGGCTTGTCCACTGTGTATGAGGGCAGAACATCAACGAGCGGATCTCAATGGCGACGatgaggaagacgaagaaggttTGATCGATGGTAGAACCTTCGGTGAGGAGTTCGTCGTCGGTTCTACCATCGAACCTATGTCAACCCTTTTACCTATCGATGGTGCTTGGATCGATGATTCATCGACGATTAACTCACTTTGCGGCAGTCCAAGGCCACGGAGTAAACTCACGACGCGGGCCAATCTAACGTCTAGAACAATCCAC cAACGAGACAACCTGGCTGACAACGTTTCAACCGGGGAGCATGCTAAAGGAtcgaaaagtaaaatgaacTCGCCGTTGAACTCTCATACTCGACAAAAACCTCAAATGATGACTCAGA GTTGTCCTACGCCGCCCAATCAACGAAGAAGATTCTTTCTGAATCCTAAAGTATTGAGAAGTTCCTTTGGACCGCAAAGATCGTCCAGACGTGGAACCTCCTCACCTGAACCACCCACGGCTGATAATCCTTCTGCATTGTCAg ACGACGAAGGTGGTTGCGTGAAACCGTTGTCCTCGAAAACACGAAAGTCCTCGCAATCGGATCTTTACATGAGGTTGGGTCTATTGCTCGGTGGTAACCATGGACGAGAAAATTCACCGGTTGATACTACGAACTATTTTACGAGTGCGTCCAATCGTGTTCCCGTTAATACTGGTATTCAAAG AGCACCCATGCAAGGTCACGATAGTTCGGCAGCATCGTTCAGCAGTTTAACGAGCTTCGAGACGCAAACTCTCGCATCGACCAATACCAGTCCAGTATCAACGTTAACAGGTACATCGAGCGAAACCGAAGCCGCTGCTGCTTTACGTTCAACGAATAAACCGAAGAgcaagataaaaggaaaaataaagtcGAGAGATTGCGACAGTGCCGGTAGTTTGGTATCAATCTCAACCTCGGCATCAGCTTCTACGTCGATGTCGATGTCGATGTCAGTTTCCGTTTCCGGTCTTTCGAACGGTAGTTCGAGCCCGTTAACACCAAGAAGACATTCCGTTAATGCCTCGCAATCGAATCAACCCAATGAGGAAGTAAATCAATTTAAGAACCGACGAACCTGCGTTAGAAGATCGGCCAGGGCTGGTAACGTCAAGGGAAGCATCGACCCCAAAc TACGCTTCGTACAGCATCACGCCACGTCACAACTGACACTTAAGCCATTATTCTTCGAAGTTCCTCTTCTCGAAACCGAGCCCTTATTCACAGGACGTATCTGGCTACTTCACGAAATATTATCCGTGATAAACAGTTCGAGTCCTGGTATATTAATATCCGGATCACCTGGTACAGGTAAAACGGCATTGGTATTGCAGTTGGTGGAACATAGTTGTTTTGGAAGGCGACGCGTGCAACCGGTTCCGCCGGAAATAACCGAGGAGATCgagaacgatagagaaaaatcaaatgcCTCGAGTACTCTTCAATCGAATGTTAGGCGCACCAATGAAAAG GTTCGAGAATTAGCGTCCCACGTCGTGGCTTATCATTTTTGTCAAGCCGATAACAACAGCACCTGTCTTGTACCAGATTTGATTCATTCGTTAGCCGCACAATTATGTCAGGCACCTCAGCTGATCGCTTACAgggaatatttattatccgaACAACATCTACAAGGCTCCCTGTCGCAAAGAGAGTGCACCGTAGATCCGGATCTTGCTCTTTCAAGAGGCATCATCGAGCCGCTCTTAACATTAAGAAAAGCTAACAGATTGCCTGAATCTACGATG gTAATTCTCATCGATGCCGTTTGCGAAGCAGAATATCACAGACCGGACAGAGGTGACACAATAGCGTCCTTCTTAACAAGGCACGCACCTAATTTTCCAAGCTGGCTTAAGGTCATTTGTACGGTTAGAACACAATTATTGGAATGCGCGAAACAACTCCCTTATACCAGGATATCATTGGACAAAACTTCAAACGATGTTGCTGGCAACAACGTCACGAAGGATTTGTCCGATTACATTGGTTATAGACTCGCTCAAAGTCCTGCGATACAGACTAACGTAACCGCATCCGTTAATGGAAAAACGGAATCATCATGTAGCGCCAATCAAACGAGATTTGCCTCGCATTTATTAACACTCGCCAGAGGAAGTTTTCTCTTCGCCAAATTAACCTTGGATCTCATCGAAAGTGGACATCTCGTTGCTAAATCAGCGAGTTacaaa gtTCTACCAGTTTCCCTCGCACAAATCTTCCAATTACATTTCAACCTGAGATTTCCAACGGGGACCTCCTTCGACAAGGTCCAACCTCTTTTGGGCGTATGTCTGGCTGCATTGTATCCCCTAACTCTactagaaatttattattcgataaattcgtTAACTACGAATCACTTCGTTTCCTGGGAGGACTTCATGCAGAGATTCAAg ATGCTCTCTGGGTTTCTCGTGAAACGACTAGACGACACATATATGTTCTTTCACCCGTCGTTCAGGGAATGGTTAATGAGAAGAGACGAAGGTGAATCTACTAAGTTTCTCTGCGACCTGAGACTCGGCCATGCAGCTATTGCGTTTAGATTATCGCGTCTACAGGCACCATTGGACGGTGAAAAAGCTTTGGAGCTTGGCCATCACGTTTTGAAGGCACACGTTTACAGAGGTGTTGCCCCTTGTTGGCCATCACGCGATTTACAA GCAATCTGGCTAGCCTCATCCACGGAATGCGTTTCCTCGGCACTGTGCACATTACGTAATATTTATAGTCCGAATGTAAAAGTATCAAGATTGCTTCTGCTGGCAGGAGCATCACCGAATCACGTAACCGAATACTTGGGCAACGCACCGGTTCTTTGTATGTACGCTCACGAAGGTTCAGTAGAGATGGTCTCGCTTCTTCTCGAATTTGGTGCGGACGTTGAATTAACTAATAGCCAAGGTTGCACGGCATTGTCTCTCGCGGCAGCACGAGGTCATTGTGACGTTGTTAGAAG atTAGCCGCAGCTGGAGCTTCCCTTGGTCACGTCGACATGGCAGGACAATGTCCATTGGTACACGCAGCGCGACACGGTAAATTGTCCGTAGTTGGTTATCTCTTGGCGTGCGATTGGCTCGTACCGAGCGGTTTAAAAATCTCCGAAAACGTGTCGTCGGAGATAAGAAGGGAAGAGGCTGCTCAGCAAGCGGTCGTCGCAGCTGCTGCTCAAGGTCACGAGTCGATCGTCGAGTATTTGTTGGACATGGCCGAGGTTATAGTCGATTTACCGGACACGTTGATCGGTGAAACCGCTTTGACGGTTGCCGCAGCGAATGGCTCGACTACAACAGTTTCCGCACTTTTGGCTCGTGGTGCTAGCCCGTTGGCTGTTAACGCTAAAGGTCTCTCGCCGTTGATGCTGGCCGCGAGAGAAGGTCATTGGGGTACCGCTGAAAGACTCTTACAAGGAACTCTCTCAAGCAGTACCGACACTGTCCTCGATGACGCGTTAACGTTATTGGACCAACGCGACCCTTCTGGTCGTACGGCGTTGATGTTAGCTGCCTCGGAAGGTCATACCAATCTCATCGAAATGTTTCTCGATAAAGGATCCGTAATCGAGGCCAAAGACAAGGAAGGCCTTACCGCTCTTTGTTGGGCATGCGTTAGAGGAAGATTAACCAGCGTACAAAATCTTCTCGATCATAACTCTGACGTTAACACGAGCGACAACACCGGTAGAACACCTTTGGATTTAGCCGCGTTTcag GGTAATCCAAAGCTCGTGCAATTGTTACTTGAGAAAGGAGCTGCTGTCGAACACGTTGACTTGCACGGCATGCGACCATTGGACAGAGCAATCGGATGTCGCAATATACCGGTTGTACAATGTTTCTTACGACGAGGTGCCAAACTCGGACCAGCTACTTGGGCAATGGCCGCTGGAAAACCCGATGTCTTGCTTATATTGTTGAACAAACTTCTGGAGGATGGAAATGTACTTTATCGAAAGAGTCGTTTAAAGGAGGCCTCTCATCGATACGCATACGCTCTTAAAAAATTTCCTATCTCGCCTGAGGAGGATTGTCAGGGACAGGAACAGGGTCACATGATATTGCAACTTCAGAGTTTTGCTCAATTGCGATTGAACTTCTTCCTGAATCTTAGCCGGTGCAAGCGCAAGATGAAC